The genomic region CTCAATTTTAAGTTTCTATGCATGTATGCTCATTAAGCATGTCACTCTTTATAAACAAATTTATATTCATTTCTTGCATGCACCATCGACGTTGTTGCCTACTAATAGATCCAAAACTGAGTACAGGAAAAGGGGAGATTGTGACATGCTCAGAGAAGCAGAACCATGACCTATTTCATGGTGTTCTTGGAGGACTTGGTCAGTTTGGGATTATAACCCGGGCAAGAATATTGTTGGAAGCAGCACCTGCAAGGGTACGTTAAACTATTATCATTTAGGCTAATGTGTCAAAAGAAAGTTAAGGTTCCATGGTAGCGTAGAAAGTACTAAATGTTAATACAATCTCCATCTTGAACAGGTAAAATGGATTAGAGTGCTGTACTCAGATTTCACTGCATTTACCCGAGATCAGGAGCATCTAATATCTATACAAAATACATTTAATTATGTTGAAGGATTTGTGATAATAAACAGGACTGGTCTGCTAAACAACTGGAGATCATATTCTTTCAGTCCAAAAGACCCGGTTCAGGCTAGCCAGTTCAAGTCAGATGGAAGAACTCTATACTGCCTAGAACTGGCCAAATACTTCAACTTGGACAAGACTGATATAATAAATCAGGTGAAGCATGCTCAAAGCTTTCTAAATAATGAGAAAATAATAATCGTTCAGTGAGAACATATAAGTGAATGCCACTCATACATTTGTTTGCGACATATATGCAGGAAGTTGACAAGTTGCTGTCTCAATTGAGCTATATCCCTTCCACGCTATTTGTGTCACAAGTTACATACACAGATTTCTTGGACAGGGTACATGTATCTGAGATGAAACTACGCTCGAAACATCTATGGGACATTCCACACCCCTGGATCAATCTTCTTATACCAAAGAGCAAAATTCATACATTTGCTCGAGGAGTGTTCGGCAATATCGTTACAGCTACAAGCAACGGCCCTATCCTCATCTATCCAGTTAACAGATCAAAGTAACAGTTACATCCTCAAATGTGCTTAATTTATCTCCAAATTAACTTTTCCTATAGCTAGCAATTGTCTTAATGATTGATGTAATTCCTATTTCAGGTGGGACAACAGAACTTCCGTGGTTACACCGGAGGAACATATTTTTTACTTAGTTGCATTCCTCACATCTGCAGTTCCCTCTTCAACTGGAACAGATGGTCTAGAACACATGTTAATTCAGAACAAAAGAATTCTAGATTTCTGTGAAACAGCCAATCTTGGGGTCAAGCAATATCTACCGCATTACACCAAACAAGAAGAATGGCAGTCCCACTTTGGCTCACACTGGGAAAAATTTGTGCAAAGAAAATCTACTTATGACCCTTTGGCAATACTTGCTCCAGGCCAAAGAATATTTCAAAAAGGCAATATATACCCTTGTTAAATAAGAGCCCCTTAAGGCATGTGGGAAAATGTGTTAACCAAACATACATGAGCCTTATCATGTTTTTTTCAGACGAATTAAATCATAGTTGTAAAAAGGGATTGGAAAAACACCAACCCTCAAGACTCAAGAGGATGTAAATACTAACTATTGTGAATACCAAATCATATATATGGCTGATTATTTATTTCTTTAATCCAGTTTGAGAAACAAGATCTAATATAAATATTTCAATACAAAGTAGGGCTATGTACACTAACAGCAACTGGGAATAGGCTGGCAATTAAGACAACTGCTACATTGGTGAAGGTCATAAGGAAATCTCTTTTACTACCCTCCATTTAATATGCTCTAAAGTATCCAAATTTTACATCAGCAATTGAATGGTCTGGAATCCCAGAAATCCAGAACCATTAGATAGACCTTAAATTTAAGCCTAAAGAACAAACAGAAGTGCCTTGAGCGGGATCATAGCACAAAGGGATCCCACTTTAATTTGCAGGATCTTGTCTAAGCAGCAGACTGGGGTAATGGTTGTGTGTGTGTGTGTGTAATCTAGTGATGAAGAATAACAGAAACAATATATAGCAGCTGAACATGCAGTTTCCTTTCCTTTACTTTTTTTTTTTTTTTTTGTTTCTGTCTTCTAATTGAATGGTCTGGAATCATATGATATCTTTGTATTCCATTCCTGTCTTTTCAACTAGCCAGCCTGAACAACACTGAATTTTACAAGCTCATCCACCTTCATACACATCCAACGCTAAAAAGACAGGATTCAAGAAAGTGACCACAAAAACGAGAAACGATTTGCTGTTCAATAAATTCTGCCACTGTGTGTCAGAAAAGATAGGGATCATAATTCATTTACCTGTTGAATCACCCAAAAGCACCAATGATGCATCATGCATGGAAGACTAAATGACGACAATGTATAGTGAAGCTTCAGCTTTTCCTCCGGTACTAGGGACCTTTGCTTTAAAATATATCCTCAACAACAAGACGTCCTAGCCGAGTCGTATTTGTGTGTTCTGGAATGTGTACGCAGTACCTTGAGTACTGCGGCTGTCTGGAGCACGTGTCAAGCAGCGGGTGGAGAAGCTTTTAGCGCGTGTTGTGCATGACTCTCGGTAATTCTCCCTCCGCGAACGAGCCGGTGGAGGTGGGTAACTTTCCGAACAGTGAAGAGGAGTGTTGAAGAAGCTTTGCATCGGGTAATACCCGACCGGGTATATTTGCGAGGCGGGAGAATTACATGGAAGTGCAGAAGATACCTTTGCACGCGATTGGGAGATCGCTCCGAGCGAAGTCGACAACCCCGTTTCCAGATCTACGTAAACCGATCTGCGAATTCGATCGGTGGATCCAGGTTGCTGAGGGAAACAAAACTATATGGACAAACCCGAAGGGGTAATTGATGGAAGCTCTGTTTGGGAAGAGATAGTGAAAGGAGTTGTTGCAGGTTGACAAATGAGAAGAAAAGGAAAGGAAGAAGAAGAAGGCTCTCCAGACCGAAGGGGTAAAAAAAAAAAAAACCTGCTCTTTTCCACGCGAGACGCGCGCTTGGCGCGTGCTTCTTATCACACCGCTTGACAAAGTCAAACGAGAGCTGCAGTACTCGGAGTACTGCGTACACAGCAGCCGTTCCCGCTAATTATTATATCTTTCTGAAATGGGAACAGTAAGACGAGTCAAACTCGATGTTTTGCCTCAACATATGAGTTTTTTTAGCCATCTCTTCGACCTCAAAACAGCAATTTACTTATTTCCAGCATTTTATGTTTTCTAGTTTGTTTTGTATTCGATTTTATTATTTATGAGCTTTTAGGTTTGGTTGTTAGTCGTTATAGGGTTTGTTTTCTCGCTAAATTTTTTTATATTTTTGTATGAGTCTGGTTTATGGGACATTAGTTTTGACACAAATTTTGACACTATTTGTTGGACATTCAACAGTGTAGATCAATTGTAAATATGATGTCAACCTACAAAAATTGACGTGGCAAGTGATGTGAAGTAACCTAATTTCATAATAAATCAAATTAAAAGAAAAGAAGAAAAAATCTAAAATCTAAAAAATAGATCTATGCGATATAAAGAAGAAGAAAAAAAGACGACATAAACAAAACGAAGGGAAGAAGAACACAGACCAAGAACAAGAAAGAAGAAAATAATAAAGAAGAGCAAGAAGTGATTTAAAATATATATATATATATATATATATATATATATATATATAACCAGGATACCCACATATGCACATTAATATATGGTTCACATGGTTCATCTGCTAGCTTCTCATGTAAGAGTAGTATTGATGTTCTTGAATCATGGCTTGCCTTCAGAAGGGTGGATCGTTTGCGATGGGCTTCCCAGCCACCACCTTCCCTCACTAATGTTCTTCGCAATGATGAATTGCCCTGCCCTCATGTAGAAAGGGATTGAGCACGGCTGGTCTGGTCGCTGCTCTCTTTTTTGTTGGCAAGAAAACTCTTCAGTGT from Fragaria vesca subsp. vesca linkage group LG3, FraVesHawaii_1.0, whole genome shotgun sequence harbors:
- the LOC101291035 gene encoding cytokinin dehydrogenase 6-like gives rise to the protein MPSLYTLQLDGHFNFDHVEHAARDFGNRYHFLPVAVLHPESVSDIAALIKHVWDIGPRSELTVAARGHGHSLQGQSQAHRGVVVNMESLKRPIDIHVNFTGNFSYADVSGGELWINILHESLNYGLAPKSWTDYLHLTVGGTLSNAGISGQAFRHGPQISNVHQLQVVTGKGEIVTCSEKQNHDLFHGVLGGLGQFGIITRARILLEAAPARVKWIRVLYSDFTAFTRDQEHLISIQNTFNYVEGFVIINRTGLLNNWRSYSFSPKDPVQASQFKSDGRTLYCLELAKYFNLDKTDIINQEVDKLLSQLSYIPSTLFVSQVTYTDFLDRVHVSEMKLRSKHLWDIPHPWINLLIPKSKIHTFARGVFGNIVTATSNGPILIYPVNRSKWDNRTSVVTPEEHIFYLVAFLTSAVPSSTGTDGLEHMLIQNKRILDFCETANLGVKQYLPHYTKQEEWQSHFGSHWEKFVQRKSTYDPLAILAPGQRIFQKGNIYPC